One region of Macadamia integrifolia cultivar HAES 741 unplaced genomic scaffold, SCU_Mint_v3 scaffold3370, whole genome shotgun sequence genomic DNA includes:
- the LOC122068082 gene encoding putative wall-associated receptor kinase-like 16, whose product MIEGRQSYASYCSTSSGSNNTSFSFNVSPFRFSANRSRFTAIGCNTLATISELQELAFVSGCLSFCTNGTSVEDGSCDGMGCCQNNIPKGLQRFNAGLSNAVSLNGSWGNSSCSFAFLAAVDSFSFKMSDVYRNSLDRTSIPVAVDWAIGNLTCDEAASVDPTKYYSCGPHTKCSNSTNGPGYRCYCKDGFEGNPYLSTGCQDIDECKEGYNNSCVMEAMCHNTFGSYECICPKNHHGDGLENREGCMHNTGAVPLVAIIAGTGLGIIFLFACIFLVYWAIKRRRLIRLREKFFEQNGGLLLRQHIATHKGVADIAKIFSVDDIKKATNNFDESQILGQGGYGTVYKGILSDQRVVAIKKSKIVDQSQIIQFINEVDILSQINHRNVVKLLGCCLETEVPLLVYEFISSGTLYEHIHEENHATSISWKDRLRVGAETAGALAYLHSAHSIPVLHRDVKSTNILLDDNYTAKVSDFGASRLAPMDRIQMTTLVQGTYGYLDPEGFFTGQLTDKSDVYSFGVVLAELLTGENPISSERAEEHRSLAMYFISSMANNNLFGILDDKVVKEGNREQLLGVANLVMKCLKAKGEERPTMKEVAAELEALRMSPQHQWKQVNHMETDYLLGEPSALLVGDSGGQESVESSFMLGLQIAR is encoded by the exons ATGATCGAAGGCCGTCAATCTTACGCTTCTTATTGCTCGACTTCGAGCGGATCCAACAATACTTCTTTCAGTTTCAATGTAAGTCCATTCAGGTTCTCTGCCAATCGCAGTAGATTTACTGCTATAGGATGCAATACTTTGGCCACCATAAGTGAGCTTCAGGAGTTGGCTTTTGTCAGTGGGTGCCTGTCATTCTGTACTAATGGGACGAGTGTGGAAGATGGATCTTGCGATGGTATGGGCTGTTGCCAGAACAATATCCCCAAAGGGCTTCAGAGGTTCAATGCGGGTCTCTCAAATGCTGTTAGCCTTAATGGGTCTTGGGGTAACAGTAGCTGTAGCTTTGCATTCTTGGCTGCTGTGGACTCCTTCAGCTTTAAAATGTCAGATGTCTACCGAAACAGCCTAGATAGGACGAGTATTCCAGTGGCTGTGGATTGGGCTATTGGGAATTTAACGTGTGATGAAGCTGCCTCTGTAGATCCAACTAAGTATTATAGTTGTGGACCTCATACCAAATGCTCTAACTCCACTAATGGCCCTGGTTATCGATGCTACTGCAAGGATGGCTTTGAGGGGAACCCTTATCTCTCCACAGGATGCCAAG ACATAGATGAATGCAAGGAAGGATACAACAATTCCTGTGTCATGGAAGCAATGTGTCATAACACCTTTGGGAGTTATGAGTGCATATGTCCAAAGAACCACCACGGTGATGGTCTTGAAAATAGAGAAGGTTGTATGCACAATACTGGAGCTGTTCCATTGGTGGCCATTATTGCAg GTACTGGGCTAGGCATTATATTCCTATTTGCTTGCATCTTTTTGGTATACTGGGCAATAAAGAGAAGGAGGCTTATCAGACTCAGAGAAAAATTCTTTGAGCAAAATGGAGGTTTGCTACTACGACAACACATAGCCACACATAAAGGTGTTGCAGATATTGCAAAGATCTTTTCCGTAGATGACATTAAGAAGGCAACCAACAATTTTGATGAGAGCCAAATTCTTGGTCAAGGAGGGTATGGTACAGTGTACAAAGGAATTCTCTCAGATCAGAGAGTAGTAGCTATTAAGAAATCAAAAATAGTGGATCAGAGCCAGATCATACAGTTTATAAATGAAGTTGATATTCTTTCTCAAATCAACCACAGAAATGTGGTAAAGCTCTTGGGTTGTTGTTTAGAGACAGAGGTTCCATTGTTGGTTTATGAGTTCATCTCTAGTGGAACCCTCTATGAACATATCCATGAAGAGAATCATGCAACTTCTATTTCTTGGAAGGATCGTTTAAGGGTTGGTGCTGAAACTGCTGGAGCACTTGCCTATTTACACTCAGCTCATTCAATACCAGTTCTTCATAGAGATGTGAAGTCCACTAATATACTACTTGATGATAACTACACTGCTAAAGTATCTGATTTTGGAGCTTCTAGGTTGGCTCCTATGGATCGAATTCAAATGACCACATTAGTTCAAGGGACATATGGGTATCTAGACCCAGAAGGATTTTTCACCGGTCAACTAACTGATAAAAGTGATGTTTATAGCTTTGGTGTAGTTCTTGCAGAACTTTTAACAGGAGAAAATCCAATTTCATCAGAGAGAGCTGAGGAACATAGAAGTCTAGCAATGtattttatttcttcaatggCAAATAACAACCTATTCGGGATTCTAGATGACAAGGTTGTtaaagagggaaatagagagcAGCTCTTGGGAGTTGCTAATCTTGTGATGAAATGCTTGAAGGCTAAGGGGGAGGAGAGGCCCACAATGAAGGAGGTTGCAGCAGAGCTTGAAGCTTTGAGAATGTCTCCACAGCACCAATGGAAGCAAGTAAACCACATGGAGACTGATTACCTTCTAGGTGAGCCTTCAGCCCTTCTTGTTGGTGATTCAGGTGGCCAAGAAAGTGTGGAAAGCAGCTTCATGTTGGGTCTACAAATCGCTCGATGA